Proteins co-encoded in one Lynx canadensis isolate LIC74 chromosome C1, mLynCan4.pri.v2, whole genome shotgun sequence genomic window:
- the PIK3CD gene encoding phosphatidylinositol 4,5-bisphosphate 3-kinase catalytic subunit delta isoform isoform X1, with protein MPPGVDCPMEFWTKEENQSVAVDFLLPTGVYLNFPVSRNANLSTIKKVLWHRAQYEPLFHMLSDPEAYVFTCVNQTAEQQELEDEQRRLCDIQPFLPVLRLVAREGDRVKKLVNSQISLLIGKGLHEFDSLRDPEVNDFRTKMRQFCEEAAARRQQLGWEAWLQYSFPLQLEPSARSWGAGTLRVPNRALLVNVKFEGSEESFTFQVSSKDVPLALMACALRKKATVFRQPLLERPEDYTLQVNGKHEYLYGSYPLCQFQYICSCLHSGLTPHLTMVHSSSILAMRDEQSNPAPQVQKPRTKPPPIPMKKPSSLSLWSLEQPFCVELIQGSKVNADERMKLVVQAGLFHGNETLCKTVSSSEVSVCSEPVWKQRLEFDINVCDLPRMARLCFALYAVIEKAKKARSTKKKSKKADCPIAWANLMLFDYKDQLKTGECCLYMWPSAPDEKGELLNPAGTVRSNPNTESAAALVICLPEVSPYPVYYPALDKILELGRHGEHGRFSEEEQLQLREILERRGSGELYEHEKDLVWKMRHEVQERFPEALARLLLVTKWNKHEDVAQMLYLLCSWPDLPVLSALELLDFSFPDRHVGSFAIKSLRKLTDDELFQYLLQLVQVLKYESYLDCELTKFLLDRALSNRKIGHFLFWHLRSEMHVPSVALRFGLIMEAYCRGSTHHMKVLMRQGEALSKLKALNDFVKVSSQKTTRPQTKELMHLCMRQETYLEALSNLQSPLDPSTLLAEVCVEQCTFMDSKMKPLWVMYSNEEAGSDSSVGIIFKNGDDLRQDMLTLQMIQLMDVLWKQEGLDLRMTPYGCLSTGDRTGLIEVVLHSDTIANIQLNKSNMAATAAFNKDALLNWLKSKNPGEALDRAIEEFTLSCAGYCVATYVLGIGDRHSDNIMIRENGQLFHIDFGHFLGNFKTKFGINRERVPFILTYDFVHVIQQGKTNNSEKFERFRGYCERAYTILRRHGPLFLHLFALMRAAGLPELSCSKDIQYLKDSLALGKTEEEALKHFRVKFNEALRESWKTKVNWLAHNVSKDNRQ; from the exons GTGTTGTGGCACCGCGCCCAGTATGAGCCACTCTTCCACATGCTCAGCGACCCTGAGGCCTACGTGTTCACCTGCGTCAACCAGACCGCGGAGCAGCAGGAGCTGGAGGACGAGCAGCGGCGACTGTGTGACATCCAGCCCTTCCTGCCGGTGCTGCGCCTGGTGGCCCGAGAGGGTGACAGGGTGAAGAAGCTTGTCAACTCACAGATCAGCCTCCTCATCGGCAAAG GCCTCCACGAGTTCGACTCCTTGCGGGACCCCGAGGTGAATGACTTTCGCACCAAGATGCGCCAGTTCTGCGAGGAGGCGGCCGCCCGCCGGCAGCAGCTGGGCTGGGAGGCCTGGCTGCAGTACAGCTTCCCCCTGCAGCTGGAGCCCTCGGCCCGGAGCTGGGGGGCCGGCACCCTGCGGGTCCCCAACCGGGCCCTCCTCGTCAACGTCAAGTTTGAGGGCAGCGAG gagaGCTTCACCTTCCAGGTGTCCAGCAAGGATGTGCCCCTGGCACTGATGGCCTGTGCCCTCCGGAAGAAGGCCACGGTGTTCCGGCAGCCGCTGCTGGAGCGGCCTGAGGACTACACCCTGCAGGTGAACGGGAAGCACGAGTACCTCTACGGCAGCTACCCCCTCTGCCAGTTCCAG TACATCTGCAGCTGCTTGCACAGCGGGCTGACCCCCCACCTGACCATGGTGCACTCTTCTTCCATCCTCGCCATGCGGGATGAGCAGAGCAACCCTGCCCCCCAAGTCCAAAAACCGCGCACCAAACCGCCCCCCATTCCCATGAAGAAG cCTTCTTCCTTGTCCCTGTGGTCCCTGGAGCAGCCTTTCTGCGTGGAGCTGATCCAGGGCAGCAAAGTGAATGCGGATGAGCGGATGAAG CTGGTGGTGCAGGCCGGGCTCTTCCATGGCAACGAGACGCTGTGCAAGACGGTGTCCAGCTCGGAGGTGAGCGTGTGCTCAGAGCCCGTGTGGAAGCAGCGGCTAGAGTTTGACATCAACGTCTGCGACCTGCCTCGCATGGCTCGTCTCTGCTTTGCACTTTACGCCGTGATCGAGAAGGCCAAGAAGGCTCGGTCCACCAAGAAGAAGTCCAAGAAGGCG GACTGCCCCATCGCCTGGGCCAACCTCATGCTGTTTGACTACAAGGACCAGCTCAAGACCGGTGAATGCTGCCTGTACATGTGGCCTTCCGCACCAG ACGAGAAGGGGGAGCTGCTGAACCCCGCGGGAACAGTGCGGAGTAACCCCAACACGGAGAGCGCTGCTGCCCTAGTCATCTGCCTCCCTGAGGTGTCCCCCTACCCTGTGTACTACCCAGCCCTGGACAAG ATTCTGGAGCTGGGGCGGCACGGGGAGCACGGGCGCTTCAGCGAGGAGGAG CAGCTGCAGCTGCGGGAAATCCTGGAGCGGCGGGGGTCCGGGGAGCTGTATGAGCACGAGAAAGACCTGGTGTGGAAGATGCGGCACGAGGTCCAGGAGCGCTTCCCGGAGGCGCTGGCCCGCCTGCTGCTGGTCACCAAGTGGAACAAGCACGAGGATGTGGCccag ATGCTCTACCTGCTGTGCTCCTGGCCGGACCTGCCCGTCCTGAGCGCCCTGGAGCTGCTGGACTTCAGCTTCCCCGACCGCCACGTGGGCTCCTTCGCCATCAAGTCTCTGCGGAAACTGAC GGACGACGAGCTTTTCCAGTACCTGCTGCAGCTGGTGCAGGTCCTCAAGTACGAGTCCTACCTGGACTGCGAGCTGACCAAGTTCCTGCTGGACCGGGCCCTGTCCAACCGCAAGATCGGCCACTTCCTTTTCTGGCACCTCCG ctCCGAGATGCACGTGCCCTCCGTGGCGCTGCGCTTCGGCCTCATCATGGAAGCCTACTGCAGGGGCAGCACCCACCACATGAAGGTGCTGATGAGGCAG GGCGAGGCGCTGAGCAAACTGAAGGCCCTGAACGACTTTGTCAAGGTGAGCTCCCAGAAGACCACCCGGCCCCAGACCAAGGAGCTGATGCACCTGTGCATGCGCCAGGAGACCTACCTGGAGGCCCTCTCCAACCTGCAGTCCCCGCTGGACCCCAGCACCCTGCTGGCCGAAGTCTG CGTGGAACAGTGCACCTTCATGGACTCCAAGATGAAGCCCCTGTGGGTCATGTACAGCAACGAGGAGGCGGGCAGTGACAGCAGCGTGGGCATCATCTTTAAGAACGGGGACG ACCTCCGCCAGGACATGCTGACTCTGCAGATGATCCAGCTCATGGACGTCCTGTGGAAGCAGGAGGGATTGGACCTGAG GATGACCCCCTATGGCTGCCTCTCCACGGGGGACCGCACAGGCCTCATCGAGGTGGTGCTTCACTCAGACACCATCGCCAACATCCAGCTGAACAAAAGCAACATGGCAGCCACGGCTGCCTTCAACAAGGACGCCCTGCTCAACTGGCTCAAGTCCAAGAACCCTGG ggaagccTTGGATCGAGCCATTGAGGAGTTTACCCTCTCCTGCGCGGGTTACTGTGTGGCCACTTACGTGTTGGGCATCGGTGATCGGCACAGTGACAACATCATGATCCGCGAGAATGGGCAG CTGTTCCACATTGATTTTGGCCACTTTCTGGGGAATTTCAAGACCAAGTTTGGAATCAACCGTGAGCGCGTCCCATTCATCCTCACGTACGACTTTGTGCACGTGATCCAGCAGGGGAAAACGAATAACAGTGAGAAATTTGAAAG gttccGTGGCTACTGTGAGCGAGCCTATACCATCCTGCGGCGCCACGGGCCTCTGTTCCTTCACCTCTTCGCCCTGATGCGGGCCGCCGGCCTGCCTGAGCTCAGCTGCTCCAAAGACATCCAGTATCTCAAG GACTCTCTGGCCTTGGGAAAGACAGAGGAGGAGGCTCTAAAGCACTTCCGAGTGAAGTTCAACGAAGCCCTCCGGGAGAGCTGGAAGACCAAAGTGAACTGGCTGGCCCACAACGTGTCCAAAGACAACAGGCAGTAG
- the PIK3CD gene encoding phosphatidylinositol 4,5-bisphosphate 3-kinase catalytic subunit delta isoform isoform X2, whose translation MPPGVDCPMEFWTKEENQSVAVDFLLPTGVYLNFPVSRNANLSTIKKVLWHRAQYEPLFHMLSDPEAYVFTCVNQTAEQQELEDEQRRLCDIQPFLPVLRLVAREGDRVKKLVNSQISLLIGKGLHEFDSLRDPEVNDFRTKMRQFCEEAAARRQQLGWEAWLQYSFPLQLEPSARSWGAGTLRVPNRALLVNVKFEGSEESFTFQVSSKDVPLALMACALRKKATVFRQPLLERPEDYTLQVNGKHEYLYGSYPLCQFQYICSCLHSGLTPHLTMVHSSSILAMRDEQSNPAPQVQKPRTKPPPIPMKKPSSLSLWSLEQPFCVELIQGSKVNADERMKLVVQAGLFHGNETLCKTVSSSEVSVCSEPVWKQRLEFDINVCDLPRMARLCFALYAVIEKAKKARSTKKKSKKADCPIAWANLMLFDYKDQLKTGECCLYMWPSAPDEKGELLNPAGTVRSNPNTESAAALVICLPEVSPYPVYYPALDKILELGRHGEHGRFSEEELQLREILERRGSGELYEHEKDLVWKMRHEVQERFPEALARLLLVTKWNKHEDVAQMLYLLCSWPDLPVLSALELLDFSFPDRHVGSFAIKSLRKLTDDELFQYLLQLVQVLKYESYLDCELTKFLLDRALSNRKIGHFLFWHLRSEMHVPSVALRFGLIMEAYCRGSTHHMKVLMRQGEALSKLKALNDFVKVSSQKTTRPQTKELMHLCMRQETYLEALSNLQSPLDPSTLLAEVCVEQCTFMDSKMKPLWVMYSNEEAGSDSSVGIIFKNGDDLRQDMLTLQMIQLMDVLWKQEGLDLRMTPYGCLSTGDRTGLIEVVLHSDTIANIQLNKSNMAATAAFNKDALLNWLKSKNPGEALDRAIEEFTLSCAGYCVATYVLGIGDRHSDNIMIRENGQLFHIDFGHFLGNFKTKFGINRERVPFILTYDFVHVIQQGKTNNSEKFERFRGYCERAYTILRRHGPLFLHLFALMRAAGLPELSCSKDIQYLKDSLALGKTEEEALKHFRVKFNEALRESWKTKVNWLAHNVSKDNRQ comes from the exons GTGTTGTGGCACCGCGCCCAGTATGAGCCACTCTTCCACATGCTCAGCGACCCTGAGGCCTACGTGTTCACCTGCGTCAACCAGACCGCGGAGCAGCAGGAGCTGGAGGACGAGCAGCGGCGACTGTGTGACATCCAGCCCTTCCTGCCGGTGCTGCGCCTGGTGGCCCGAGAGGGTGACAGGGTGAAGAAGCTTGTCAACTCACAGATCAGCCTCCTCATCGGCAAAG GCCTCCACGAGTTCGACTCCTTGCGGGACCCCGAGGTGAATGACTTTCGCACCAAGATGCGCCAGTTCTGCGAGGAGGCGGCCGCCCGCCGGCAGCAGCTGGGCTGGGAGGCCTGGCTGCAGTACAGCTTCCCCCTGCAGCTGGAGCCCTCGGCCCGGAGCTGGGGGGCCGGCACCCTGCGGGTCCCCAACCGGGCCCTCCTCGTCAACGTCAAGTTTGAGGGCAGCGAG gagaGCTTCACCTTCCAGGTGTCCAGCAAGGATGTGCCCCTGGCACTGATGGCCTGTGCCCTCCGGAAGAAGGCCACGGTGTTCCGGCAGCCGCTGCTGGAGCGGCCTGAGGACTACACCCTGCAGGTGAACGGGAAGCACGAGTACCTCTACGGCAGCTACCCCCTCTGCCAGTTCCAG TACATCTGCAGCTGCTTGCACAGCGGGCTGACCCCCCACCTGACCATGGTGCACTCTTCTTCCATCCTCGCCATGCGGGATGAGCAGAGCAACCCTGCCCCCCAAGTCCAAAAACCGCGCACCAAACCGCCCCCCATTCCCATGAAGAAG cCTTCTTCCTTGTCCCTGTGGTCCCTGGAGCAGCCTTTCTGCGTGGAGCTGATCCAGGGCAGCAAAGTGAATGCGGATGAGCGGATGAAG CTGGTGGTGCAGGCCGGGCTCTTCCATGGCAACGAGACGCTGTGCAAGACGGTGTCCAGCTCGGAGGTGAGCGTGTGCTCAGAGCCCGTGTGGAAGCAGCGGCTAGAGTTTGACATCAACGTCTGCGACCTGCCTCGCATGGCTCGTCTCTGCTTTGCACTTTACGCCGTGATCGAGAAGGCCAAGAAGGCTCGGTCCACCAAGAAGAAGTCCAAGAAGGCG GACTGCCCCATCGCCTGGGCCAACCTCATGCTGTTTGACTACAAGGACCAGCTCAAGACCGGTGAATGCTGCCTGTACATGTGGCCTTCCGCACCAG ACGAGAAGGGGGAGCTGCTGAACCCCGCGGGAACAGTGCGGAGTAACCCCAACACGGAGAGCGCTGCTGCCCTAGTCATCTGCCTCCCTGAGGTGTCCCCCTACCCTGTGTACTACCCAGCCCTGGACAAG ATTCTGGAGCTGGGGCGGCACGGGGAGCACGGGCGCTTCAGCGAGGAGGAG CTGCAGCTGCGGGAAATCCTGGAGCGGCGGGGGTCCGGGGAGCTGTATGAGCACGAGAAAGACCTGGTGTGGAAGATGCGGCACGAGGTCCAGGAGCGCTTCCCGGAGGCGCTGGCCCGCCTGCTGCTGGTCACCAAGTGGAACAAGCACGAGGATGTGGCccag ATGCTCTACCTGCTGTGCTCCTGGCCGGACCTGCCCGTCCTGAGCGCCCTGGAGCTGCTGGACTTCAGCTTCCCCGACCGCCACGTGGGCTCCTTCGCCATCAAGTCTCTGCGGAAACTGAC GGACGACGAGCTTTTCCAGTACCTGCTGCAGCTGGTGCAGGTCCTCAAGTACGAGTCCTACCTGGACTGCGAGCTGACCAAGTTCCTGCTGGACCGGGCCCTGTCCAACCGCAAGATCGGCCACTTCCTTTTCTGGCACCTCCG ctCCGAGATGCACGTGCCCTCCGTGGCGCTGCGCTTCGGCCTCATCATGGAAGCCTACTGCAGGGGCAGCACCCACCACATGAAGGTGCTGATGAGGCAG GGCGAGGCGCTGAGCAAACTGAAGGCCCTGAACGACTTTGTCAAGGTGAGCTCCCAGAAGACCACCCGGCCCCAGACCAAGGAGCTGATGCACCTGTGCATGCGCCAGGAGACCTACCTGGAGGCCCTCTCCAACCTGCAGTCCCCGCTGGACCCCAGCACCCTGCTGGCCGAAGTCTG CGTGGAACAGTGCACCTTCATGGACTCCAAGATGAAGCCCCTGTGGGTCATGTACAGCAACGAGGAGGCGGGCAGTGACAGCAGCGTGGGCATCATCTTTAAGAACGGGGACG ACCTCCGCCAGGACATGCTGACTCTGCAGATGATCCAGCTCATGGACGTCCTGTGGAAGCAGGAGGGATTGGACCTGAG GATGACCCCCTATGGCTGCCTCTCCACGGGGGACCGCACAGGCCTCATCGAGGTGGTGCTTCACTCAGACACCATCGCCAACATCCAGCTGAACAAAAGCAACATGGCAGCCACGGCTGCCTTCAACAAGGACGCCCTGCTCAACTGGCTCAAGTCCAAGAACCCTGG ggaagccTTGGATCGAGCCATTGAGGAGTTTACCCTCTCCTGCGCGGGTTACTGTGTGGCCACTTACGTGTTGGGCATCGGTGATCGGCACAGTGACAACATCATGATCCGCGAGAATGGGCAG CTGTTCCACATTGATTTTGGCCACTTTCTGGGGAATTTCAAGACCAAGTTTGGAATCAACCGTGAGCGCGTCCCATTCATCCTCACGTACGACTTTGTGCACGTGATCCAGCAGGGGAAAACGAATAACAGTGAGAAATTTGAAAG gttccGTGGCTACTGTGAGCGAGCCTATACCATCCTGCGGCGCCACGGGCCTCTGTTCCTTCACCTCTTCGCCCTGATGCGGGCCGCCGGCCTGCCTGAGCTCAGCTGCTCCAAAGACATCCAGTATCTCAAG GACTCTCTGGCCTTGGGAAAGACAGAGGAGGAGGCTCTAAAGCACTTCCGAGTGAAGTTCAACGAAGCCCTCCGGGAGAGCTGGAAGACCAAAGTGAACTGGCTGGCCCACAACGTGTCCAAAGACAACAGGCAGTAG
- the PIK3CD gene encoding phosphatidylinositol 4,5-bisphosphate 3-kinase catalytic subunit delta isoform isoform X3: MVHSSSILAMRDEQSNPAPQVQKPRTKPPPIPMKKPSSLSLWSLEQPFCVELIQGSKVNADERMKLVVQAGLFHGNETLCKTVSSSEVSVCSEPVWKQRLEFDINVCDLPRMARLCFALYAVIEKAKKARSTKKKSKKADCPIAWANLMLFDYKDQLKTGECCLYMWPSAPDEKGELLNPAGTVRSNPNTESAAALVICLPEVSPYPVYYPALDKILELGRHGEHGRFSEEEQLQLREILERRGSGELYEHEKDLVWKMRHEVQERFPEALARLLLVTKWNKHEDVAQMLYLLCSWPDLPVLSALELLDFSFPDRHVGSFAIKSLRKLTDDELFQYLLQLVQVLKYESYLDCELTKFLLDRALSNRKIGHFLFWHLRSEMHVPSVALRFGLIMEAYCRGSTHHMKVLMRQGEALSKLKALNDFVKVSSQKTTRPQTKELMHLCMRQETYLEALSNLQSPLDPSTLLAEVCVEQCTFMDSKMKPLWVMYSNEEAGSDSSVGIIFKNGDDLRQDMLTLQMIQLMDVLWKQEGLDLRMTPYGCLSTGDRTGLIEVVLHSDTIANIQLNKSNMAATAAFNKDALLNWLKSKNPGEALDRAIEEFTLSCAGYCVATYVLGIGDRHSDNIMIRENGQLFHIDFGHFLGNFKTKFGINRERVPFILTYDFVHVIQQGKTNNSEKFERFRGYCERAYTILRRHGPLFLHLFALMRAAGLPELSCSKDIQYLKDSLALGKTEEEALKHFRVKFNEALRESWKTKVNWLAHNVSKDNRQ; encoded by the exons ATGGTGCACTCTTCTTCCATCCTCGCCATGCGGGATGAGCAGAGCAACCCTGCCCCCCAAGTCCAAAAACCGCGCACCAAACCGCCCCCCATTCCCATGAAGAAG cCTTCTTCCTTGTCCCTGTGGTCCCTGGAGCAGCCTTTCTGCGTGGAGCTGATCCAGGGCAGCAAAGTGAATGCGGATGAGCGGATGAAG CTGGTGGTGCAGGCCGGGCTCTTCCATGGCAACGAGACGCTGTGCAAGACGGTGTCCAGCTCGGAGGTGAGCGTGTGCTCAGAGCCCGTGTGGAAGCAGCGGCTAGAGTTTGACATCAACGTCTGCGACCTGCCTCGCATGGCTCGTCTCTGCTTTGCACTTTACGCCGTGATCGAGAAGGCCAAGAAGGCTCGGTCCACCAAGAAGAAGTCCAAGAAGGCG GACTGCCCCATCGCCTGGGCCAACCTCATGCTGTTTGACTACAAGGACCAGCTCAAGACCGGTGAATGCTGCCTGTACATGTGGCCTTCCGCACCAG ACGAGAAGGGGGAGCTGCTGAACCCCGCGGGAACAGTGCGGAGTAACCCCAACACGGAGAGCGCTGCTGCCCTAGTCATCTGCCTCCCTGAGGTGTCCCCCTACCCTGTGTACTACCCAGCCCTGGACAAG ATTCTGGAGCTGGGGCGGCACGGGGAGCACGGGCGCTTCAGCGAGGAGGAG CAGCTGCAGCTGCGGGAAATCCTGGAGCGGCGGGGGTCCGGGGAGCTGTATGAGCACGAGAAAGACCTGGTGTGGAAGATGCGGCACGAGGTCCAGGAGCGCTTCCCGGAGGCGCTGGCCCGCCTGCTGCTGGTCACCAAGTGGAACAAGCACGAGGATGTGGCccag ATGCTCTACCTGCTGTGCTCCTGGCCGGACCTGCCCGTCCTGAGCGCCCTGGAGCTGCTGGACTTCAGCTTCCCCGACCGCCACGTGGGCTCCTTCGCCATCAAGTCTCTGCGGAAACTGAC GGACGACGAGCTTTTCCAGTACCTGCTGCAGCTGGTGCAGGTCCTCAAGTACGAGTCCTACCTGGACTGCGAGCTGACCAAGTTCCTGCTGGACCGGGCCCTGTCCAACCGCAAGATCGGCCACTTCCTTTTCTGGCACCTCCG ctCCGAGATGCACGTGCCCTCCGTGGCGCTGCGCTTCGGCCTCATCATGGAAGCCTACTGCAGGGGCAGCACCCACCACATGAAGGTGCTGATGAGGCAG GGCGAGGCGCTGAGCAAACTGAAGGCCCTGAACGACTTTGTCAAGGTGAGCTCCCAGAAGACCACCCGGCCCCAGACCAAGGAGCTGATGCACCTGTGCATGCGCCAGGAGACCTACCTGGAGGCCCTCTCCAACCTGCAGTCCCCGCTGGACCCCAGCACCCTGCTGGCCGAAGTCTG CGTGGAACAGTGCACCTTCATGGACTCCAAGATGAAGCCCCTGTGGGTCATGTACAGCAACGAGGAGGCGGGCAGTGACAGCAGCGTGGGCATCATCTTTAAGAACGGGGACG ACCTCCGCCAGGACATGCTGACTCTGCAGATGATCCAGCTCATGGACGTCCTGTGGAAGCAGGAGGGATTGGACCTGAG GATGACCCCCTATGGCTGCCTCTCCACGGGGGACCGCACAGGCCTCATCGAGGTGGTGCTTCACTCAGACACCATCGCCAACATCCAGCTGAACAAAAGCAACATGGCAGCCACGGCTGCCTTCAACAAGGACGCCCTGCTCAACTGGCTCAAGTCCAAGAACCCTGG ggaagccTTGGATCGAGCCATTGAGGAGTTTACCCTCTCCTGCGCGGGTTACTGTGTGGCCACTTACGTGTTGGGCATCGGTGATCGGCACAGTGACAACATCATGATCCGCGAGAATGGGCAG CTGTTCCACATTGATTTTGGCCACTTTCTGGGGAATTTCAAGACCAAGTTTGGAATCAACCGTGAGCGCGTCCCATTCATCCTCACGTACGACTTTGTGCACGTGATCCAGCAGGGGAAAACGAATAACAGTGAGAAATTTGAAAG gttccGTGGCTACTGTGAGCGAGCCTATACCATCCTGCGGCGCCACGGGCCTCTGTTCCTTCACCTCTTCGCCCTGATGCGGGCCGCCGGCCTGCCTGAGCTCAGCTGCTCCAAAGACATCCAGTATCTCAAG GACTCTCTGGCCTTGGGAAAGACAGAGGAGGAGGCTCTAAAGCACTTCCGAGTGAAGTTCAACGAAGCCCTCCGGGAGAGCTGGAAGACCAAAGTGAACTGGCTGGCCCACAACGTGTCCAAAGACAACAGGCAGTAG